One window of Akkermansia biwaensis genomic DNA carries:
- the recJ gene encoding single-stranded-DNA-specific exonuclease RecJ, translating into MTPGFHWTLRPSVKEDDPALKAFPAALPLLVKQLLLQRGFKGGAETELFLEPRLSHLSDPFLMGEMGAAVERIFRAVDAGETVCIYGDYDVDGVTSVALLRAILMAYDLDPQYFIPVRSREGYGLSEAGMERCLCECSDKPSLLITVDCGTSSVREVDMLNKRGIDVIILDHHEAGPQGRPDAVAVVNAKIEENSPYTYLCSAGVVFKLAHALLKVRKLKTFDLKLYLDLVAVATVADIVPLVDENRILVRHGLGRLAHSRHTGLKTLTEIAGIRPSDAASHAGFLNAAHVGFRIGPRINAAGRMDSPIDALELLLTMDNRRAVQLAQMLDSHNRKRQEEEEAIRTDAVQMLHNSFDPERDNVIVLGSRAWHPGVVGIVASQLMRRYHKPTFVIAFDESGVGKGSGRSIPGVSLVQAIHQCADTLVSGGGHDMAAGLVIEESRMDDFRRAFNRYVSETTTEEQRCPVLNIDMEVSFQALTLDLLDSYEKLEPFGNSNPQPLFMSSDVFPTEPPKRVGTNHLKLFMRQGMVERDAIFFNGAERELPNPPWDIAFTIDRNVYRGRASLSISIQEIRSHQEM; encoded by the coding sequence ATGACACCCGGCTTTCATTGGACTCTGCGCCCCTCCGTGAAGGAGGACGATCCGGCCCTGAAAGCATTCCCCGCGGCACTTCCCCTGCTGGTCAAGCAGCTCCTGCTCCAGCGCGGATTCAAGGGAGGCGCGGAAACGGAACTGTTTCTGGAACCCAGGCTCTCCCACCTGAGCGATCCTTTCCTGATGGGGGAAATGGGCGCCGCCGTGGAACGCATCTTCCGGGCCGTGGACGCGGGGGAAACCGTGTGCATCTACGGGGACTACGATGTGGACGGCGTCACCTCCGTGGCTTTGCTCAGGGCCATTCTGATGGCCTATGACCTGGACCCCCAGTACTTCATTCCCGTCCGTTCCCGCGAAGGCTACGGCCTGAGCGAAGCGGGCATGGAACGCTGCCTGTGCGAATGCTCGGACAAGCCCAGCCTGCTCATTACGGTGGACTGCGGCACTTCCTCCGTCAGGGAGGTGGACATGCTCAACAAGCGGGGGATAGACGTCATCATTCTGGACCACCATGAGGCGGGGCCGCAGGGCAGGCCGGACGCCGTGGCGGTGGTCAATGCCAAAATAGAGGAAAACAGCCCGTACACCTACCTGTGCAGCGCGGGTGTGGTCTTCAAGTTGGCGCACGCCCTGCTCAAGGTGCGGAAATTGAAAACCTTTGACCTCAAGCTCTACCTGGACCTGGTCGCTGTGGCTACCGTGGCGGACATCGTCCCCCTGGTGGATGAAAACCGGATTCTGGTGCGCCACGGCCTGGGCAGGCTGGCCCACAGCCGCCATACGGGGCTGAAAACCCTGACGGAAATAGCGGGCATCCGCCCCTCGGACGCCGCCAGCCACGCCGGATTCCTGAACGCCGCGCATGTGGGCTTCCGGATCGGGCCGCGCATCAACGCCGCCGGGCGCATGGACTCCCCCATAGATGCCCTGGAATTGCTGCTGACCATGGACAACAGGCGCGCCGTCCAGCTCGCCCAGATGCTGGACTCGCACAACCGCAAGCGGCAGGAAGAGGAGGAAGCCATCAGGACGGACGCCGTCCAAATGCTCCACAACTCCTTTGACCCGGAGCGGGACAACGTCATTGTACTAGGCTCCCGCGCGTGGCATCCCGGCGTGGTGGGCATTGTGGCTTCCCAGCTCATGCGGCGGTACCACAAGCCGACCTTCGTCATCGCCTTTGATGAAAGCGGGGTGGGCAAGGGCTCCGGGCGTTCCATCCCCGGCGTCTCCCTCGTGCAGGCCATCCATCAGTGCGCGGACACTTTGGTTTCCGGCGGCGGCCATGACATGGCGGCGGGCCTGGTGATTGAGGAATCCCGCATGGACGACTTCCGGCGGGCCTTCAACCGCTATGTTTCGGAGACCACCACGGAGGAACAGCGCTGCCCGGTGCTGAACATAGACATGGAAGTCTCCTTCCAGGCCCTGACCCTGGATCTGCTGGACAGCTATGAAAAGCTGGAACCCTTCGGCAACTCCAACCCCCAGCCCCTCTTCATGAGCTCCGACGTCTTCCCCACGGAGCCGCCCAAGCGCGTGGGAACCAACCATCTGAAGCTCTTCATGCGCCAGGGCATGGTGGAGCGTGACGCCATCTTCTTCAACGGGGCGGAACGGGAACTCCCCAATCCCCCCTGGGACATTGCCTTCACCATTGACCGGAACGTGTACCGGGGCCGCGCCTCCCTGTCCATTTCCATTCAGGAAATACGCTCCCATCAGGAGATGTAA
- a CDS encoding DUF3892 domain-containing protein — protein sequence MIYATKIKLKPGRIYPHSALEISTIYLVGVQNERFYAKEVVYDLVKQGYIIQVNISPHYPKLIAAISSEGEKYVRSEPNDTVQDNLLRLPQI from the coding sequence ATGATTTATGCAACAAAAATCAAATTGAAACCAGGCCGCATTTATCCGCATTCCGCATTAGAAATCTCAACAATCTACCTTGTTGGAGTCCAAAATGAGAGATTTTATGCAAAGGAAGTTGTGTATGATCTTGTTAAACAAGGCTATATTATACAGGTAAACATAAGCCCCCATTATCCAAAACTTATTGCTGCCATTAGTTCAGAAGGAGAAAAATATGTGCGTTCGGAACCTAATGATACAGTGCAGGACAACCTGTTAAGGCTACCTCAAATCTAA
- a CDS encoding 2-isopropylmalate synthase: MKKHIHIFDTTLRDGEQCPGAAMTVEQKVRIAMQLEALGVDVIEAGFPVISDGDFQAVRTVAERTESSRVCGLARCVEKDILAVHEAVSPAGDRGRIHLVLATSPIHRQYKMNKSRAEILAMAVKGVSLAAGLCREVQFSAEDASRTEPDFLAEVVEAVIDAGTSIVNIPDTVGYTMPDEFHRLISYLKSNVPNVDRAVISVHCHDDMGMAVANSLAAIRAGARQVEGTINGIGERAGNTALEEVVMAVHSRPDFFSGLETGIRTRELVKTSRIVAEMSGMAVPRSKAVVGANAFSHGSGIHQDGILKNRSTYEIMDPEEIGWGPTELPLTKHSGRHAVKMRLDALGFSIPEEDMPRFFELFKQRGDRCKFVYDDDLSDMARSMLA; the protein is encoded by the coding sequence ATGAAAAAACACATACATATTTTTGATACGACGCTGAGGGACGGGGAACAGTGCCCCGGAGCCGCCATGACCGTGGAACAGAAGGTGCGGATAGCCATGCAGCTTGAAGCCTTGGGCGTGGACGTCATTGAAGCCGGGTTTCCCGTCATTTCCGACGGCGACTTCCAGGCCGTCCGCACCGTGGCGGAGCGCACGGAGTCAAGCCGCGTCTGCGGTCTGGCCCGCTGCGTGGAAAAAGACATTCTGGCCGTTCATGAGGCCGTGTCTCCGGCCGGGGACCGGGGGCGCATCCACCTCGTTCTGGCGACTTCCCCCATTCACCGCCAGTACAAGATGAACAAGAGCCGCGCGGAAATTCTGGCGATGGCCGTCAAGGGCGTCTCCCTGGCCGCGGGGCTGTGCCGGGAAGTGCAGTTTTCCGCGGAGGACGCCTCCCGCACGGAACCCGATTTTCTGGCGGAGGTGGTGGAAGCCGTCATTGACGCGGGAACCTCCATCGTCAACATCCCGGATACGGTGGGGTACACGATGCCGGATGAATTCCACCGCCTGATCTCCTACTTGAAGTCCAACGTCCCCAACGTGGACCGCGCCGTCATTTCCGTCCACTGCCATGACGACATGGGGATGGCCGTGGCCAATTCCCTGGCGGCCATCCGGGCCGGAGCCCGGCAGGTGGAGGGGACGATCAACGGCATCGGGGAACGGGCCGGAAACACCGCGCTGGAGGAGGTCGTCATGGCGGTCCATTCCCGCCCGGACTTCTTCTCCGGCCTGGAAACCGGCATCCGGACGCGGGAGCTGGTGAAAACCAGCCGCATCGTGGCGGAGATGAGCGGCATGGCCGTTCCCCGTTCCAAGGCCGTGGTGGGGGCGAACGCCTTTTCCCACGGTTCCGGCATTCATCAGGACGGCATCCTGAAAAACCGCAGTACCTATGAAATCATGGACCCGGAGGAAATAGGCTGGGGCCCTACGGAACTGCCCCTGACCAAGCATTCCGGCAGGCACGCCGTGAAAATGCGGCTGGATGCGCTGGGCTTTTCCATTCCAGAAGAAGACATGCCGCGTTTCTTCGAACTGTTCAAGCAGCGCGGAGACCGCTGCAAATTCGTGTATGACGACGATCTGTCAGACATGGCCAGGTCCATGCTGGCCTGA
- a CDS encoding glycosyltransferase family 2 protein: MHHPVQATPDAPLVSIIIPVYNLETRVSSCLDSLLRQTWSPLEIILVNDGSTDRTAHVLNAYAALHRNITVITRDNAGVDAARYAGMDAAAGEYVMFVDGDDALFPDSVEAMVQMAARERADVVIGDYVRYLDRFGIFRRKDGCITHSRTVEREEFRASYYSGFFGMDRHGLFYTYGKMCIKLYRREFLLSARPSPSGLRYAEDQLFNLQVFPRAERVALLAKDVYVYKFGGVTGNLTLSLFDDMIRLHSRKMGMTDREDWKKSELRAFLNNVRSFLATLAVSGQLTARRMPEALQKLNESSIWRQALEAHPGVDDGFFSAMRRNDHAAAYQELSRNTFLKKVSYRLRRIILKLVR; encoded by the coding sequence ATGCACCATCCTGTTCAAGCCACACCGGACGCGCCCCTCGTCAGCATCATCATTCCCGTATACAATCTGGAAACGCGCGTTTCCTCCTGCCTGGACAGCCTGCTGCGCCAGACCTGGTCACCGCTGGAGATCATCCTGGTCAATGACGGCTCCACGGACCGCACGGCCCATGTCCTGAACGCGTACGCGGCGCTTCACCGGAACATCACGGTCATCACCCGGGACAATGCGGGTGTAGACGCCGCGCGCTACGCCGGCATGGACGCGGCAGCGGGTGAATACGTGATGTTCGTGGACGGGGACGACGCCCTGTTCCCGGACAGCGTGGAAGCCATGGTTCAAATGGCCGCGCGGGAACGGGCGGACGTCGTCATCGGCGACTATGTCCGCTACCTGGACCGCTTCGGGATCTTCCGCAGAAAGGACGGCTGCATCACGCACAGCCGGACCGTGGAGAGGGAGGAATTCCGGGCGTCCTATTATTCCGGCTTCTTCGGCATGGACAGGCACGGCCTGTTCTACACCTACGGGAAAATGTGCATCAAGCTTTACAGGAGGGAATTCCTGTTGTCCGCCCGCCCCTCACCCAGCGGACTGAGGTATGCGGAAGACCAGTTGTTCAATCTCCAGGTCTTCCCCCGGGCGGAAAGAGTCGCCCTGCTGGCAAAGGATGTGTACGTGTACAAATTCGGCGGAGTGACGGGAAATCTCACGCTGTCCCTGTTTGACGACATGATCCGCCTGCATTCCCGCAAAATGGGCATGACGGACCGGGAAGACTGGAAAAAAAGCGAATTGAGGGCGTTCCTGAACAACGTCCGCAGTTTTCTGGCAACCCTAGCCGTTTCAGGCCAGCTCACGGCGCGCCGCATGCCGGAAGCCCTGCAAAAGCTGAACGAAAGTTCCATCTGGCGCCAGGCACTGGAAGCACATCCCGGAGTTGACGACGGTTTCTTTTCCGCCATGCGCCGGAACGACCACGCCGCGGCATACCAGGAACTCAGCCGGAACACCTTCCTGAAAAAAGTCTCCTACAGGTTGCGCAGAATCATTCTGAAACTGGTCCGGTAA
- a CDS encoding EpsG family protein, with product MCFDFIPISSYTALFNWTILFLILGAVYQAGTGGIYSSSTTRLDSLAGFLFVVALILYMGARPVSPEFGDTINYAAEFQHLQQEEEGNWKAQLTGMKGEWLFAVILHAWVQHGNVHDYFLTCSAVYVGALALASYRIFGARWFIPFLVACAMFTFWVYGVNGVRNGMAASVMILGLTFRNNLKMMLLCAVLAASLHKSMMLLAAAGACAWFVTDTRYYVAGWVGSILAVILAGPAIGEMIASSGFFDDPRLTLYINQADELKASSPLFSSVGFRWDFLIYSALPIATGCYFLFREEYRDVMYTWLLNIYIAANAFWILCMYAAFSNRFAQLSWFLMGFVFIYPFFKQRFWADQEKKLACFIPVIYAFTFYMNIYNA from the coding sequence ATGTGTTTCGATTTTATTCCCATTTCCTCATACACTGCATTGTTTAACTGGACCATCCTTTTTTTAATTCTTGGTGCGGTTTATCAGGCGGGAACGGGGGGAATTTATTCCTCTTCCACAACCAGGCTGGACAGTCTTGCCGGCTTTTTGTTCGTCGTCGCCCTGATTCTGTACATGGGGGCGCGCCCCGTCAGCCCGGAGTTTGGGGATACCATCAATTACGCCGCTGAATTCCAGCATCTTCAGCAGGAGGAAGAGGGCAACTGGAAAGCCCAGTTGACGGGCATGAAGGGGGAATGGCTGTTTGCCGTGATTCTGCATGCATGGGTGCAGCACGGCAATGTGCATGATTATTTCCTGACCTGTTCCGCGGTGTACGTAGGCGCTCTGGCTCTGGCCAGTTACAGGATATTCGGGGCCAGGTGGTTCATTCCCTTTCTGGTTGCGTGCGCCATGTTCACCTTCTGGGTATACGGGGTCAACGGCGTCCGCAACGGGATGGCCGCCTCCGTGATGATTCTGGGCCTCACCTTCCGCAATAATCTTAAGATGATGCTCCTTTGCGCCGTGCTAGCCGCCAGCCTGCACAAATCCATGATGCTGCTGGCCGCCGCGGGAGCCTGCGCCTGGTTCGTCACGGATACGCGGTATTATGTGGCGGGATGGGTGGGGAGTATTCTGGCCGTCATCTTGGCGGGACCCGCCATTGGGGAGATGATTGCCTCCTCCGGCTTTTTCGATGACCCCCGCCTCACCCTCTACATCAACCAGGCGGACGAATTGAAGGCGTCCTCCCCTCTGTTCAGCAGCGTGGGTTTCCGCTGGGATTTCCTGATTTACAGCGCGCTGCCCATTGCTACGGGCTGTTACTTCCTGTTCAGGGAGGAGTACCGGGACGTGATGTATACGTGGCTACTAAACATCTACATTGCGGCCAACGCGTTCTGGATTCTCTGCATGTATGCGGCGTTCAGCAACAGGTTCGCCCAGCTTTCCTGGTTCCTGATGGGTTTTGTGTTCATCTATCCCTTTTTCAAGCAGAGGTTCTGGGCGGACCAGGAGAAGAAACTGGCCTGCTTCATCCCGGTTATTTACGCCTTCACCTTTTACATGAATATTTACAACGCATGA
- a CDS encoding glycosyltransferase family 4 protein: MKRKLIRVAASPISLDLLLKGQLNYLNGFFDVLAVASPGAEHARIRRREGVETVELEIERSISLWKDLKSLWRLFLLFRRERPWGVHSVTPKAGLLSMAAAALARVPVRVHTFTGLIFPYREGAFKFLLKQMDRLTCLFATHVIPEGEGVRRQLLAGKITGKPLEILAHGNVNGIDPDYFRRSGWRQEMRKSLELPEKAVLFVFVGRITEDKGVRELLAAFSALRAEAERAPVFLALVGWTEDCSGVDLDVPGVFRPGFQEDIRPWLEAADVFVLPSYREGFPNSLLQAGAMELPSIATDICGCNEIVKDGVNGLLVPARDEEALRQAMTALRDDPERRRRMGVQAAEQVKSRFSCRIVWEALVHFYGRVSA, encoded by the coding sequence ATGAAAAGGAAGCTCATCCGGGTTGCGGCTTCCCCCATCTCGCTGGACCTGTTGCTCAAGGGGCAGTTGAATTACCTAAACGGGTTTTTTGACGTTCTTGCCGTGGCTTCCCCCGGCGCGGAACATGCGCGCATCCGCCGTCGCGAAGGGGTGGAAACCGTGGAGCTTGAGATAGAGCGGTCCATTTCCCTGTGGAAGGATTTGAAAAGCCTGTGGCGCCTGTTCCTCCTGTTCCGCAGGGAGCGCCCGTGGGGAGTGCATTCCGTCACCCCCAAGGCCGGCCTGCTGAGCATGGCGGCGGCGGCGCTGGCCCGTGTTCCGGTCAGGGTCCATACCTTCACCGGCCTGATTTTTCCCTACCGGGAAGGGGCCTTCAAATTCCTGCTCAAGCAGATGGACCGCCTGACCTGCCTGTTTGCGACGCACGTCATCCCGGAGGGGGAGGGCGTCCGGCGGCAATTGCTGGCGGGAAAGATAACAGGCAAGCCCCTGGAAATCCTGGCCCACGGCAACGTCAACGGCATTGATCCGGATTATTTCCGCCGCTCCGGCTGGCGGCAGGAAATGAGGAAGAGCCTGGAACTGCCGGAGAAGGCCGTGCTGTTTGTTTTTGTGGGGCGGATTACGGAAGACAAGGGCGTCCGTGAATTGCTTGCCGCGTTTTCCGCTTTGCGCGCGGAGGCGGAAAGAGCGCCCGTTTTTCTGGCGCTGGTGGGATGGACGGAGGATTGCTCCGGGGTGGATCTGGACGTGCCCGGTGTGTTCCGTCCCGGTTTTCAGGAGGATATCCGGCCCTGGCTGGAGGCGGCGGACGTGTTCGTGCTGCCCAGCTACCGGGAGGGATTCCCCAATTCCCTCCTTCAGGCGGGGGCCATGGAACTGCCCTCCATTGCCACGGATATATGCGGGTGTAACGAGATTGTGAAGGACGGTGTGAACGGCCTGCTGGTCCCGGCGCGGGATGAAGAGGCCCTGCGGCAGGCCATGACGGCCCTCCGGGATGATCCTGAGCGGCGCAGGAGAATGGGGGTGCAGGCGGCGGAGCAGGTGAAAAGCCGCTTCAGCTGCCGGATCGTGTGGGAAGCACTGGTGCATTTTTACGGGAGGGTGTCGGCATGA
- a CDS encoding sugar transferase, whose product MYGNCIKRVLDFSIALVALAALLVPFLVLAVLLAAANRGTPFFRQTRPGRHGKLFRIVKFKTMTDEKDALGVLLPDERRLTRAGRLVRSLSLDELPQLFNVLAGQMSFVGPRPLLPEYLPLYSAEQARRHDVRPGITGWAQVNGRNSISWERKFELDVWYVDHLSFLLDARIILLTLAKVVRRQGISAEGSATMEKFTGSGK is encoded by the coding sequence ATTTACGGGAATTGCATCAAGAGGGTGTTGGATTTTTCCATCGCCTTGGTTGCGCTGGCCGCGCTGCTGGTCCCGTTCCTGGTGCTGGCGGTGCTTCTGGCCGCAGCCAATCGCGGCACGCCGTTTTTCCGCCAGACGCGTCCCGGCCGTCACGGCAAATTGTTCCGCATCGTCAAATTCAAGACGATGACGGATGAAAAGGATGCCCTCGGGGTGTTGCTGCCGGATGAACGGCGGCTGACGCGCGCGGGGCGTCTGGTGCGCTCCCTGTCCCTGGATGAGCTGCCCCAGTTGTTCAATGTGCTGGCGGGGCAGATGAGTTTTGTAGGCCCGCGCCCGCTGCTGCCGGAATACCTGCCCCTGTACAGTGCGGAGCAGGCGCGCCGCCATGACGTAAGGCCCGGCATTACGGGCTGGGCCCAGGTCAACGGGCGCAATTCCATCAGTTGGGAGCGCAAATTTGAACTGGACGTCTGGTATGTGGACCATCTGAGCTTTTTGCTGGATGCGCGCATCATTCTGTTAACGCTGGCAAAGGTGGTCCGGCGCCAGGGCATCAGCGCCGAAGGCAGCGCCACCATGGAAAAATTTACGGGTTCTGGAAAATGA
- a CDS encoding DegT/DnrJ/EryC1/StrS family aminotransferase — MWLSLACTGEAEERFVREAFESKWVTTVGPNVDAFERELEEYLGETHVVALASGTSALHLGLVMLGVGPGDEVLCQSMTFAASANPIIYQGASPVFVDSEEKTWNMSPEWLEEAIRDRIRQTGRAPKAMIPVDLYGMPASMAEIMEIAGKYGIPVLEDAAEALGSEYRGRKCGTFGTYGAFSFNGNKIITTSGGGALCCPDEESRNRVKFYATQAREQAPHYEHARIGYNYRLSNVCAGIGRGQMLSLPAFLEKRRGIHEDYRRRLSGVPGLSLLENPDSRYHSNHWLTCVQIHPEEARFDREELRLALLKAGVESRPLWKPMHLQPVFRSCPFYGAGVSDRLFEQGLCLPSGASLTGEDMDRIMDVMATL, encoded by the coding sequence ATCTGGCTCTCTCTTGCCTGCACGGGGGAGGCGGAGGAAAGGTTCGTGCGTGAAGCCTTTGAATCGAAATGGGTGACGACAGTGGGCCCGAACGTGGACGCTTTTGAACGGGAACTGGAGGAATACCTGGGGGAAACGCATGTGGTGGCCCTGGCGTCCGGCACTTCTGCCCTTCATCTGGGGCTGGTGATGCTGGGAGTGGGGCCGGGAGATGAAGTCCTCTGCCAGTCCATGACGTTTGCCGCTTCCGCCAATCCCATTATTTACCAGGGGGCTTCCCCCGTGTTTGTGGACAGTGAGGAAAAGACGTGGAACATGTCTCCGGAATGGCTGGAGGAAGCCATTAGGGACCGCATCAGGCAGACGGGCCGCGCACCCAAAGCCATGATTCCGGTGGACCTTTACGGCATGCCCGCCAGCATGGCGGAAATCATGGAAATTGCCGGGAAATACGGCATTCCCGTGCTGGAAGACGCTGCCGAGGCGCTCGGCTCCGAGTACCGGGGGCGCAAGTGCGGGACGTTCGGGACCTATGGCGCCTTCTCCTTCAACGGGAACAAGATCATCACCACCTCCGGTGGCGGCGCGCTGTGCTGCCCGGACGAGGAATCCCGGAACAGGGTCAAATTTTACGCCACCCAGGCCAGGGAGCAGGCTCCGCATTATGAGCACGCGCGCATCGGCTACAATTACCGCCTCAGCAACGTGTGCGCGGGCATAGGCCGCGGGCAGATGCTCTCCCTCCCCGCCTTCCTGGAAAAGAGGCGCGGCATTCATGAAGACTACCGCCGCCGGCTCTCCGGCGTGCCGGGGCTGTCCCTGCTGGAAAATCCGGATTCCCGCTACCATTCCAACCACTGGCTGACTTGCGTGCAGATCCATCCGGAGGAAGCCCGTTTTGACCGGGAAGAGCTGCGGCTGGCGCTCCTGAAGGCCGGCGTGGAAAGCCGCCCCCTCTGGAAGCCCATGCACTTGCAGCCCGTGTTCCGCTCCTGCCCGTTTTATGGGGCCGGCGTGTCGGACCGCCTGTTTGAACAGGGCCTGTGCCTGCCTTCGGGCGCTTCTCTCACCGGGGAGGACATGGACCGCATCATGGACGTTATGGCAACCCTTTAA
- a CDS encoding UDP-N-acetylglucosamine 4,6-dehydratase family protein — protein MFMERTDHNPIARFLYYARHYLLNSSEKFVFALDLAVSLMTTMLAFLYCRFLYRGNWLVPNLPYILFIDMAITGVILWNSGVYRSMIRYTTLKDIQRLMGAILLACVLVSLTYTCIWPGYYKVHFAGVVFNFMLTSLALIGGRLACIGGRNWLDHFHAEESLSSITTSGRKRVALAGKLDACLLKASLIRSLKSEEYEIVGILTSEQQADGRTIRDIPVRFVREASEVEDVLGIFKASAIIFVGKDDLLEEKKLADVCLERGISLLISHDLFQSFHDYSGVAVDDVQIEDLMDREEINIDEGTISAGIKDSVVMVTGAAGSIGSELVRQLCRFAPRRIVLLDHAETPLWLIRKEVEKDYPQVSVASSITSICHRRQLEYCMWQYRPDLIFHAAAYKHVPIMEEDPCTAVINNVKGTMHVASLAVKYGVKRFVMVSTDKAVNPTSVMGATKRLAEMYVQSLGESLRRENGEGSTVFITTRFGNVLGSAGSVIPLFKEQIKKGGPVTVTHPEIVRYFMTIPEACRLILQANAMGSGGEIFVFDMGEQVKIVELAKKMIRLAGLSPLKDIRIVFTGLRPGEKLYEELLTDYEQTRETAHKRIRIFEARKYDMSELKDAFEKLVQHAESRRLEDTVRAMKQLIPEYKSNNSPYQKYDYLDSKKILTI, from the coding sequence ATGTTCATGGAACGGACGGATCATAATCCCATCGCGCGCTTCCTCTATTACGCGAGACATTATTTATTGAACTCCAGCGAGAAATTTGTTTTCGCGCTGGATCTGGCCGTGTCATTGATGACGACGATGCTGGCCTTTTTGTACTGCCGATTCCTCTATCGGGGGAACTGGCTGGTTCCCAACCTCCCCTACATCCTCTTCATCGACATGGCGATCACCGGCGTCATTCTCTGGAACTCCGGCGTTTACAGGAGCATGATCCGATACACCACCCTGAAGGACATTCAGAGGCTAATGGGAGCCATCCTGCTGGCGTGCGTGCTCGTGAGCCTTACTTATACCTGCATCTGGCCAGGTTATTACAAGGTACACTTTGCCGGCGTGGTGTTCAACTTCATGCTGACCAGCCTGGCGCTGATTGGGGGGCGTCTGGCCTGTATCGGCGGCAGAAACTGGCTGGACCATTTCCATGCGGAGGAGTCTCTTTCCTCCATCACCACTTCCGGACGAAAGAGGGTGGCCCTTGCCGGAAAGCTGGACGCCTGCCTGCTGAAGGCCTCCCTGATCAGGAGCCTGAAGAGCGAGGAATATGAAATTGTGGGCATTCTGACGTCTGAACAGCAGGCGGACGGAAGAACGATCAGGGATATTCCCGTTCGTTTTGTGCGTGAAGCTTCCGAGGTGGAGGACGTTTTGGGCATATTCAAGGCTTCGGCCATCATTTTCGTAGGCAAGGATGACCTTCTCGAAGAAAAAAAGTTGGCTGACGTTTGCCTGGAACGGGGAATCAGCCTTCTCATTTCCCATGACCTCTTCCAGTCGTTTCATGATTATTCCGGCGTGGCCGTGGACGACGTGCAGATTGAAGATTTGATGGACCGGGAGGAAATCAACATTGACGAAGGGACGATTTCCGCAGGGATTAAGGACAGCGTGGTGATGGTGACGGGCGCCGCCGGCTCCATCGGCAGCGAGCTGGTCAGGCAGTTGTGCCGGTTTGCCCCCCGGAGGATCGTGTTGCTGGACCACGCGGAAACGCCCTTGTGGCTGATACGGAAAGAAGTGGAAAAAGACTATCCTCAGGTTTCCGTCGCCAGTAGCATCACCAGCATCTGCCACCGGCGCCAGCTGGAATACTGTATGTGGCAGTACCGTCCCGACCTGATTTTCCACGCCGCCGCCTACAAGCATGTCCCCATCATGGAGGAAGACCCCTGCACGGCCGTGATCAACAACGTCAAGGGAACCATGCACGTAGCCTCCCTGGCCGTCAAATACGGCGTCAAACGGTTTGTCATGGTCTCCACGGACAAGGCGGTGAACCCCACCAGCGTGATGGGGGCGACCAAGCGGCTGGCTGAAATGTACGTCCAGAGTTTGGGAGAATCCCTGCGGCGGGAGAACGGGGAAGGCTCCACCGTGTTTATCACCACGCGCTTCGGCAACGTGCTGGGGAGCGCCGGTTCTGTCATTCCCCTGTTCAAGGAACAGATCAAGAAAGGAGGGCCCGTCACGGTGACCCATCCTGAAATCGTCCGTTATTTCATGACCATTCCGGAAGCCTGCCGCCTGATTCTCCAGGCGAACGCCATGGGTTCCGGCGGAGAGATTTTCGTGTTCGACATGGGCGAGCAAGTGAAAATCGTTGAGCTGGCGAAGAAAATGATCCGCCTGGCGGGGCTTTCTCCGCTGAAGGATATTCGTATTGTCTTCACGGGCCTGCGCCCCGGGGAAAAACTTTATGAGGAGCTGCTGACGGATTACGAGCAGACCCGGGAAACCGCCCACAAGCGCATCCGCATTTTCGAGGCCAGAAAGTACGACATGTCCGAGCTGAAAGACGCCTTTGAAAAGTTGGTGCAGCATGCGGAATCCCGTCGTCTGGAAGATACCGTACGCGCCATGAAACAATTGATACCCGAATACAAAAGCAACAATTCCCCTTATCAGAAATACGACTACCTGGACTCAAAAAAAATCCTCACCATCTAA